One region of Vitis vinifera cultivar Pinot Noir 40024 chromosome 1, ASM3070453v1 genomic DNA includes:
- the LOC100257592 gene encoding protein SPIRAL1-like 1 gives MGRGVSSGGGQSSLGYLFGSGEAPKPAPNNAPASSSEGPAANTGASTKPIAAAQPTDVTKQIPAGINSNTANNYHRADGQNCGNFITGRPSTKVHSAPGGGSSLDYLFGGGGGGGGGGGASGGGASGGGGK, from the exons ATGGGTCGAGGAGTCAGCAGTGGTGGAGGACAGAGTTCATTGGGCTACCTTTTTGGGAGTGGAGAGGCTCCCAAACCGGCGCCAAACAATGCCCCAGCTTCTTCTAGCGAAGGACCAGCTGCTAATACTGGGGCTTCCACCAAGCCCATTGCTGCAGCTCAACCAACAGATGTTACTAAGCAGATACCTGCAGGTATCAATAGTAACACTGCAAACAACTACCACCGGGCGGATGGCCAGAACTGTGGCAACTTCATCACA GGTCGTCCCTCAACTAAGGTCCACTCTGCACCTGGTGGTGGATCATCTTTGGATTACCTctttggtggtggtggtggtggtggtggtggtggcggtGCTAGTGGTGGTGGTgctagtggtggtggtggtaaaTGA